A window of the Microbacterium sp. LWH13-1.2 genome harbors these coding sequences:
- a CDS encoding M18 family aminopeptidase codes for MPVTPDALAHAEDLADFVAASPSSYHAAAEVARRLQDAGFTPLSEEDAWDVMPGGRYMVVRDGAAIAWTIPADATAVTPTHVLGAHTDSPGFKLKPQPTTGSKGWLQAAVEVYGGPLLTSWLDRELRLAGRLALADGRVVLAGTGALLRLPQLAIHLDRDANTSLALDKQFQTQPVWGLGDPTQEDVLAELAGSAGVSASDIRGYDVVIADTARGAVFGKDDAFFASGRLDDLASVHAGVVALEALGTPSTGPIAVLAAFDHEELGSHSRSGAAGPFLEDILGRVYDALGADASERRRAFSSSWCLSSDVGHSVHPNYAHKHDPVVQPVLGSGPILKLNANQRYATDAVGSAAWRRWCESADVTTQEFVSNNTVPCGSTIGPITATRLGIRTVDVGIPILSMHSARELAGVSDLHDLTRVAGAFFAG; via the coding sequence ATGCCCGTCACCCCGGATGCACTCGCCCACGCCGAGGACCTCGCCGACTTCGTCGCCGCCTCTCCCTCGAGCTACCACGCCGCTGCGGAGGTGGCCAGGCGCCTGCAGGATGCCGGATTCACTCCTCTGTCCGAAGAGGACGCGTGGGACGTCATGCCCGGCGGACGCTACATGGTCGTGCGCGACGGTGCCGCCATCGCGTGGACCATTCCGGCGGACGCGACGGCCGTCACGCCCACGCACGTGCTCGGCGCCCACACCGACTCCCCCGGGTTCAAGCTCAAGCCGCAGCCCACAACAGGGTCGAAGGGCTGGCTGCAGGCTGCCGTCGAGGTCTATGGAGGGCCGCTGCTGACCTCCTGGCTCGACCGCGAGCTGCGCCTCGCCGGCCGCCTGGCCCTCGCCGACGGGCGCGTGGTGCTCGCCGGCACAGGAGCGCTGCTGCGCCTCCCCCAGCTCGCGATCCATCTCGACCGCGACGCGAACACGAGCCTGGCGCTCGACAAGCAGTTCCAGACGCAGCCCGTCTGGGGTCTCGGCGACCCGACCCAGGAGGACGTCCTGGCGGAGCTCGCGGGCTCGGCCGGAGTCTCGGCATCCGACATCCGCGGCTACGACGTCGTGATCGCCGACACCGCTCGCGGCGCGGTGTTCGGCAAGGACGATGCCTTCTTCGCCTCCGGTCGACTCGACGACCTCGCCTCGGTGCATGCAGGAGTCGTGGCGCTCGAGGCTCTCGGCACTCCCTCGACCGGCCCCATCGCCGTCCTCGCCGCCTTCGATCACGAGGAGCTCGGCTCCCACTCGCGTTCCGGCGCGGCAGGCCCCTTCCTCGAAGACATCCTCGGACGCGTGTACGACGCGCTCGGCGCCGACGCCTCCGAGCGCCGTCGCGCCTTCTCCTCGTCGTGGTGCCTGTCGAGCGACGTGGGCCACTCGGTGCACCCGAACTACGCGCACAAGCACGACCCCGTGGTGCAGCCGGTGCTCGGCTCCGGTCCGATCCTCAAGCTCAACGCCAACCAGCGCTACGCGACGGATGCCGTCGGCTCTGCCGCCTGGCGCCGGTGGTGCGAAAGTGCTGACGTCACGACGCAGGAGTTCGTATCGAACAACACCGTGCCCTGCGGCTCGACGATCGGCCCGATCACGGCGACGCGCCTCGGCATCCGCACCGTCGATGTCGGCATCCCGATCCTGTCGATGCACTCGGCGCGCGAACTCGCCGGCGTATCGGACCTGCACGACCTCACTCGTGTCGCGGGAGCATTCTTCGCCGGCTGA